Proteins from a genomic interval of Methanoplanus endosymbiosus:
- a CDS encoding TspO/MBR family protein, which produces MAKGNFSISSVNIPLLAGSVILCYLAGFIGSLFTETGPDSWYQTVLIKPWFTPPGIVFPVVWNILYLLMGISLYLLLSGDAADRRARILTAVFAVQLFLNALWSYLFFGLKSPVSGLICIIVLWLAILYLIVYSWNYNRKVSYLLIPYISWVTIATAINTAVVILNPVIL; this is translated from the coding sequence ATGGCTAAAGGTAATTTTAGTATTTCATCCGTAAATATTCCGCTCCTCGCCGGTTCTGTTATTCTCTGTTATCTTGCAGGTTTTATAGGGTCCCTCTTTACAGAGACCGGTCCTGACTCCTGGTATCAGACAGTACTCATAAAACCCTGGTTTACTCCGCCCGGAATTGTATTTCCGGTTGTCTGGAATATTTTATACCTGCTTATGGGAATCTCGTTATATCTCCTCTTAAGCGGAGATGCTGCCGACAGGAGAGCACGTATCCTTACCGCAGTCTTTGCCGTTCAGCTGTTTCTGAATGCACTCTGGAGTTATCTCTTCTTTGGTCTTAAAAGTCCTGTTTCCGGGCTGATATGTATCATTGTTCTCTGGCTGGCAATACTGTACCTGATAGTATATTCGTGGAATTATAACCGGAAAGTCTCGTATCTTCTCATTCCGTACATTTCATGGGTGACAATTGCAACTGCAATCAATACCGCTGTGGTGATACTGAATCCGGTAATATTATAA
- a CDS encoding Zn-ribbon domain-containing OB-fold protein, translating into MSVPRFWRKQPHRYNLLGTKCETCGSYFFPPRTLCPTCRRNGKVVEHKFKGTGKVVTYSIVRTASSPYDREAPFPVAIIELDEGTRMTAPVVCGLDEIYIGMPVKQTFRKIVADGESGTIVYGTKFVPDK; encoded by the coding sequence ATGTCTGTACCACGATTCTGGCGTAAACAGCCACACAGATATAATCTGCTCGGAACAAAGTGTGAGACCTGTGGCTCGTACTTCTTCCCGCCAAGGACTCTCTGTCCTACATGCAGAAGAAACGGCAAAGTTGTAGAGCACAAATTTAAGGGCACAGGAAAGGTTGTAACATACTCGATTGTCAGAACCGCAAGTTCACCCTATGATCGTGAGGCACCTTTCCCCGTTGCAATCATTGAACTTGACGAAGGCACAAGGATGACAGCACCTGTTGTATGTGGTCTTGATGAGATCTACATCGGGATGCCTGTCAAACAGACCTTCAGAAAGATTGTTGCAGACGGCGAGAGCGGAACGATAGTGTACGGTACCAAGTTTGTGCCGGATAAATAA
- a CDS encoding thiolase domain-containing protein: protein MRDVAVIGIGLTEFGEKWDTSFRSLCVEAGAKALEDANLDGDQIDEMFVGNMSGGRFVLQEHIGALISDYSGLASTTHIPSTRTEAACASGGLAFRQAVTCVASGMQDIVIAAGVEKMTDVGGGETTDTLAGAADREWEGIYGVTFPSLYAMIAKDYMHRYGLTREQLAQVAVKNHYNGARNPIAQFRKEISIEAVMRSTLVADPLRLLDCSPVTDGAAAVIVCPLERAKEFTDTPIKVLATTQATDTLALHDRRDISTLDATVAAGNRAFDMAKLERKDIDFVEVHDCFTIAEICAIEDLGFCKKGEAGRLTEEGYTALDGDLPINPSGGLKACGHPVGATGVKQVCEIVEQLRGEANGRQVDGAEIGMAHNVGGTGATVVCNIFGRV, encoded by the coding sequence ATGAGAGATGTAGCAGTTATTGGAATAGGTCTCACTGAATTCGGTGAAAAGTGGGATACATCATTCAGGTCACTCTGCGTTGAGGCAGGGGCAAAGGCACTTGAGGATGCAAATCTTGACGGCGACCAGATTGATGAGATGTTTGTAGGAAATATGAGTGGTGGCCGTTTTGTTCTTCAGGAGCATATTGGTGCACTTATATCCGACTACTCCGGCCTGGCATCAACAACACATATCCCGTCAACAAGGACTGAAGCAGCATGCGCCTCCGGTGGTCTTGCCTTCAGGCAGGCAGTGACCTGTGTGGCATCCGGTATGCAGGATATTGTCATTGCAGCCGGTGTTGAGAAGATGACTGATGTCGGCGGCGGCGAGACTACTGATACCCTTGCAGGTGCTGCTGACCGTGAATGGGAAGGCATCTATGGAGTTACTTTCCCTTCATTGTATGCAATGATTGCAAAGGATTACATGCACCGCTATGGCCTGACCCGGGAGCAGCTTGCACAGGTTGCAGTTAAGAACCATTACAATGGTGCAAGAAATCCTATCGCACAGTTCAGAAAGGAGATCTCAATTGAAGCTGTGATGAGATCCACTCTTGTGGCAGATCCGCTAAGGCTTCTGGACTGCTCACCTGTAACTGATGGTGCAGCAGCAGTTATTGTATGTCCGCTTGAGAGGGCAAAGGAGTTTACCGATACCCCTATCAAGGTTCTTGCAACCACGCAGGCAACGGATACACTTGCACTGCATGACAGGCGCGATATAAGCACACTTGATGCAACTGTTGCTGCCGGAAACCGTGCATTTGATATGGCAAAGCTTGAGAGAAAGGACATTGACTTTGTTGAGGTTCACGACTGCTTCACCATTGCTGAGATCTGTGCTATTGAGGATCTTGGATTCTGTAAGAAAGGTGAGGCCGGAAGGCTTACTGAAGAGGGCTATACTGCACTTGATGGTGATCTGCCGATCAATCCAAGCGGTGGCCTTAAAGCCTGCGGTCATCCTGTCGGTGCTACCGGTGTAAAACAGGTCTGTGAGATCGTTGAACAGCTGAGAGGCGAGGCAAACGGAAGGCAGGTTGACGGTGCTGAGATTGGGATGGCCCATAATGTCGGCGGCACAGGTGCGACTGTTGTCTGTAATATCTTCGGGAGGGTCTGA
- a CDS encoding hydroxymethylglutaryl-CoA synthase: protein MVGIITYGAYIPRFRIKTEEIARVWGANGKEIAAGLGVMEKSVPDLDEDTITISVSAARNALLKRDVNPDDIGAVYVGSESHPYAVKPTAVTVGEAIGATPVMTAADYEFACKAGTAGIQTCMGLVKSGMIKCGLAIGTDIAQGAPGDALEYTAAAGGAAFFIGNDDVIAEINHTCSFTTDTPDFWRREGQAYPRHGGRFSGEPAYFKHIQGAARMMLEQMGTKPSDYDYAVFHQPNAKFPRSVAAMLGFTSEQINPGLAVPTLGNTYSGAVPVGLSATLDIAKPGDRIFVTSYGSGAGSDAFDITVTDAIETEIDRKASPTVADMLSDKVYLDYAQYAKHKGKIVMQ, encoded by the coding sequence ATGGTAGGAATTATTACATACGGTGCATATATCCCAAGATTCCGGATAAAAACGGAGGAAATCGCACGGGTCTGGGGCGCAAACGGCAAAGAGATTGCCGCCGGACTCGGTGTGATGGAGAAGTCCGTCCCGGATCTTGATGAGGATACAATTACTATATCAGTCAGTGCTGCAAGAAATGCCCTGTTAAAGAGGGATGTAAATCCGGATGACATCGGTGCCGTTTATGTCGGCAGTGAATCCCATCCGTACGCAGTCAAACCAACGGCAGTAACAGTCGGTGAGGCAATAGGTGCAACTCCGGTTATGACGGCAGCAGATTATGAATTTGCATGTAAGGCGGGCACTGCCGGAATCCAGACCTGTATGGGTCTTGTAAAGAGTGGCATGATCAAGTGTGGCCTTGCCATAGGTACTGATATTGCACAGGGAGCGCCGGGAGATGCTCTTGAATACACAGCCGCTGCCGGCGGAGCTGCGTTTTTCATCGGCAATGATGATGTAATTGCGGAGATAAACCACACCTGTTCATTTACCACTGATACACCTGACTTCTGGAGAAGAGAGGGACAGGCATATCCAAGGCACGGCGGAAGATTCTCCGGTGAGCCTGCATACTTTAAGCACATTCAGGGTGCAGCAAGGATGATGCTTGAGCAGATGGGAACAAAACCGTCAGATTACGATTATGCGGTCTTCCATCAGCCAAATGCCAAATTCCCAAGGAGTGTAGCGGCAATGCTTGGATTCACATCTGAACAGATTAATCCCGGTCTTGCTGTTCCTACACTTGGTAATACCTATTCCGGTGCTGTCCCTGTCGGACTTTCAGCAACCCTTGATATTGCAAAACCGGGCGACAGAATTTTTGTCACTTCATATGGATCAGGTGCAGGTAGTGACGCATTTGACATAACCGTGACCGATGCAATCGAGACCGAGATAGACCGGAAGGCTTCACCCACTGTTGCAGATATGCTAAGTGACAAGGTATATCTGGACTATGCACAGTATGCCAAACATAAAGGAAAAATAGTGATGCAATAA
- a CDS encoding transcriptional regulator, protein MKSALRNRLAEKMAGEITMSDSPGDALRKWRLNFNIPPGVLADKLEVSPSVISDYEGGRRKSPGTAVVGKIVDAILRIDEENGGRYMKKYAKILYSDFDDEVIYDMHDYDASISLRTLSDAIGCQLLTGNTSCRIYGYTIVDSLNAITQLSSNEFNKIYGWSTERALIFTNISTGKSPMIAIRVTPFKPRAVILQGITTDKIHPLVFELAAKDKITLMSTEMEVDRIIEILRE, encoded by the coding sequence ATGAAATCCGCACTGCGGAACCGGCTTGCCGAAAAGATGGCCGGAGAGATCACAATGTCTGATTCTCCCGGGGATGCCCTCCGAAAATGGAGGCTTAATTTTAATATACCACCGGGTGTGCTGGCAGATAAACTTGAGGTTTCTCCGTCAGTCATCTCCGATTATGAGGGTGGACGGCGCAAAAGTCCCGGTACTGCTGTTGTTGGAAAGATTGTTGACGCAATTTTAAGAATCGATGAAGAGAATGGAGGCAGGTACATGAAGAAGTATGCCAAGATTCTCTACAGTGATTTTGATGATGAAGTTATTTATGACATGCATGACTATGATGCCTCTATTTCACTCCGGACTCTTAGTGACGCAATAGGGTGTCAGCTCCTTACCGGAAATACTTCATGCAGGATCTATGGATATACAATTGTTGACAGTCTCAACGCAATAACTCAGCTATCCTCCAATGAATTTAACAAGATTTATGGGTGGAGTACTGAGAGAGCGTTGATTTTCACAAATATTTCAACAGGCAAATCGCCTATGATAGCGATCCGCGTTACTCCTTTTAAGCCAAGGGCAGTGATTCTTCAGGGTATTACTACCGATAAAATCCATCCGCTTGTCTTTGAACTTGCGGCAAAGGATAAGATCACCCTCATGAGCACTGAAATGGAAGTTGACAGGATCATTGAAATTCTGAGGGAATAA
- a CDS encoding DUF120 domain-containing protein, translating to MSPAEDLAPLKKIGLMGGISSSVAISSQKFAEELGTSPQTASRRLISLENEGLITRTIRTDGQYIMITKSGEHLLRKEYADYKSIFERETGYFRLEGKVVSGLGEGRYYVSIPEYLIQFKEKLGFEPYPGTLNLKLDPAGTEARRKLNNLRWTEITGFTSNDRTFGSAGCLKCSIGGHMCAIIVPGRSHYPEDTVEIISEVRLREEEGLTDGDIITVEVEYND from the coding sequence ATGTCTCCGGCAGAGGACCTTGCACCCTTAAAAAAAATCGGACTTATGGGGGGAATAAGCAGTTCTGTAGCAATATCTTCCCAGAAGTTTGCAGAAGAACTTGGAACAAGCCCACAGACCGCATCAAGAAGACTGATCTCACTTGAAAATGAAGGATTGATAACGAGAACCATCAGGACAGACGGTCAGTATATAATGATAACAAAGAGTGGTGAGCACCTACTCAGAAAAGAATATGCCGATTATAAAAGTATTTTTGAGAGAGAAACAGGCTACTTCAGATTAGAAGGAAAAGTTGTCAGCGGGCTTGGAGAGGGGAGATATTACGTTAGCATACCGGAATATCTGATCCAGTTTAAGGAGAAACTTGGATTTGAGCCGTATCCCGGAACGCTTAACCTGAAACTTGATCCGGCAGGTACTGAAGCCAGAAGAAAACTTAATAACCTGAGATGGACTGAGATCACCGGATTTACATCCAATGACAGAACTTTTGGAAGTGCAGGCTGCCTTAAATGCAGCATAGGCGGCCACATGTGTGCAATAATCGTGCCCGGACGATCACATTATCCCGAAGATACTGTGGAGATAATCTCTGAAGTAAGACTCAGAGAAGAAGAGGGACTGACAGACGGAGATATAATTACAGTAGAGGTTGAATACAATGATTGA
- the ribB gene encoding 3,4-dihydroxy-2-butanone-4-phosphate synthase codes for MIDKAVKALKDGEIILIFDFDDREGETDFAVRSDAITPEIIAKMRNDAGGLICTAIEGRIAEKLGLPFAGDALSGTNLVEKIGDIPYDSANHSSFSLFLNHRGTFTGITDNDRTLTANKLAEHVKMAANGGNTTFADEFRTPGHMATLRANDRLLDQRRGQTELSIALANIAGITPCVTICEMLDDNSGKALTKDDAKKYAEEHGLVFIEGSEIVEYWNKTKNSQ; via the coding sequence ATGATTGATAAAGCAGTAAAAGCACTAAAAGACGGAGAAATAATTCTTATTTTCGATTTTGATGATCGCGAGGGAGAAACAGATTTTGCAGTACGATCAGACGCAATAACACCTGAGATCATAGCAAAGATGAGAAATGATGCAGGAGGACTGATCTGCACAGCAATTGAAGGCAGAATTGCAGAAAAACTGGGCCTTCCCTTTGCAGGCGATGCACTGTCCGGCACAAACCTTGTTGAAAAGATAGGAGATATACCATATGACTCTGCAAACCACTCGTCCTTCTCTCTCTTCCTCAATCACCGCGGCACATTTACCGGAATAACAGACAATGACAGAACCCTGACTGCCAATAAGCTTGCAGAACATGTAAAAATGGCTGCAAACGGTGGGAACACAACATTTGCTGACGAGTTCAGGACACCCGGACATATGGCAACACTGAGGGCAAACGACAGACTTCTTGATCAGAGAAGAGGGCAGACTGAGCTTTCAATAGCACTGGCAAACATAGCAGGCATTACACCATGCGTAACAATATGCGAGATGCTGGATGACAATTCCGGAAAGGCACTTACAAAAGATGACGCTAAAAAATACGCAGAGGAACACGGCCTTGTATTTATTGAAGGATCTGAGATCGTAGAATACTGGAACAAAACCAAAAACAGCCAATAA
- a CDS encoding PAS domain-containing protein, whose protein sequence is MPENKKENDSSDNNTLSRNELRKIIIGTEENSFRKNYYPQPHERHTEMERFRNLLDRVNEYIVIVRAEDMRVVDLNQSACKYFGYKRDNIASLSLTDLIQIPDNNTKINTIESDEIITPEKSILRKRDGSTFIAEYTINEVFFGPSRHLVIIARDITDNEKMHSLISESEYHYRVTINSIPDEMVVVDSDLTITICNTAFEKLTKKHGYKGEIIGKSLMDVAPHLTGKYGLEYKYVFRSGVRLDTTLRIENGSKIKIYEVIKTPVNEKGNVGKIVTLLRDRTKHHELEDIKKEAFLQIEKNMEQFAILNDHIRNPLQAIVGLADLEGSEFSYKIIDQAKEIDEIVKRLDSGWIDSDKVREMLIRHYGMKVHKKQNLSPPTISEKKSPKS, encoded by the coding sequence ATGCCTGAAAATAAAAAAGAGAATGATTCCTCCGATAATAATACATTATCCCGGAATGAACTAAGAAAAATTATAATAGGCACAGAGGAAAATTCATTCAGAAAAAATTATTATCCTCAGCCTCATGAGAGACATACAGAGATGGAAAGATTCCGCAATCTCTTAGACAGGGTCAATGAATACATAGTAATAGTCAGGGCTGAGGACATGAGAGTTGTCGATCTCAACCAGTCTGCCTGCAAATATTTTGGGTATAAAAGAGATAATATTGCAAGCCTCAGCCTGACCGACCTTATACAGATTCCGGATAACAACACAAAAATAAACACCATTGAATCAGATGAGATAATAACACCTGAAAAATCCATCCTGCGTAAGAGAGACGGCAGCACATTCATTGCCGAATACACCATTAATGAGGTATTTTTTGGACCCAGCAGACATCTTGTGATCATTGCCAGAGACATCACAGATAATGAAAAAATGCACTCCTTAATCAGTGAATCAGAATACCATTACAGAGTCACAATAAATTCCATACCTGATGAGATGGTGGTTGTGGACAGCGACTTAACTATTACAATCTGCAACACTGCATTTGAGAAATTAACAAAAAAACACGGATATAAGGGAGAAATTATCGGAAAATCACTGATGGATGTTGCACCACACCTTACAGGAAAATATGGTCTGGAGTATAAATATGTATTCAGATCAGGTGTGAGACTTGATACAACCCTCAGAATTGAAAATGGCAGCAAAATAAAAATATATGAAGTAATAAAAACACCGGTAAATGAAAAGGGAAATGTGGGAAAGATAGTCACCCTGTTAAGAGACAGAACAAAGCACCATGAACTCGAAGATATAAAAAAAGAGGCATTCCTGCAGATCGAGAAGAACATGGAGCAGTTTGCTATATTAAATGATCATATACGAAATCCCCTTCAGGCAATTGTCGGACTTGCAGATCTGGAAGGGTCGGAATTTTCCTATAAAATAATTGACCAGGCAAAAGAGATCGATGAAATTGTTAAAAGACTTGATTCAGGGTGGATTGATTCAGACAAGGTCAGAGAGATGCTAATCAGACATTATGGAATGAAAGTCCATAAAAAACAGAACCTCTCTCCGCCGACAATATCAGAGAAAAAATCTCCAAAATCCTAA
- a CDS encoding iron-containing alcohol dehydrogenase has product MGELRKFVSPEFITGINSRAFAGRYAKNFKAERVLLTVDPSVFTLDWMESILQSLDDEKVEYVPFSEITENPKTYEIMKGASLFRKKKCDGIVAVGGGSTLDCAKGIGIVAANGGDITDYIGVDRVSIPMPPLICIPTTAGSSADVSQYAVISDNKYKKLVISKSVVPDVSLLDPQTLMTQPENVTYCSGIDALFHAIEAFCSNGSSKVTDIFALKTVEELSSGLVEVAEDPYNPELREKTMFASLYAGLAFSNAGLGLIHAMSHSIGGLLDISHGVSSMLTAGPVINYNYSFCPEKYRKISAAMGIDESRLSDTELKEALISAIYDIAGEYTTHIINNFRLEREPEDIIVKRTLNDPCIATNPGIPDEDAIRQIWREVSGR; this is encoded by the coding sequence ATGGGGGAATTAAGAAAATTTGTAAGCCCGGAATTTATCACCGGAATTAATTCCAGAGCTTTTGCCGGCAGATATGCAAAAAATTTCAAGGCGGAAAGGGTGCTGCTTACAGTAGATCCCTCTGTATTTACTCTTGACTGGATGGAAAGCATTTTACAGAGCCTTGATGATGAAAAAGTGGAATATGTACCATTCTCTGAAATCACTGAAAACCCCAAGACATATGAGATAATGAAAGGGGCATCATTATTCCGTAAGAAGAAATGTGACGGAATTGTTGCTGTGGGAGGAGGAAGCACACTTGACTGTGCAAAGGGAATAGGAATTGTTGCTGCAAACGGGGGAGATATTACCGATTATATAGGAGTTGATCGCGTATCCATTCCAATGCCCCCCCTCATATGCATCCCGACAACGGCGGGAAGTTCAGCAGATGTATCCCAGTATGCAGTCATCAGTGACAATAAATATAAAAAACTTGTAATCTCCAAATCAGTGGTCCCTGATGTATCCCTTCTTGATCCACAGACCCTGATGACACAGCCGGAAAATGTGACATACTGTAGCGGAATTGATGCACTCTTCCATGCAATAGAAGCATTCTGCTCAAATGGTTCTTCAAAGGTTACCGACATCTTTGCATTAAAAACAGTTGAAGAGTTGTCATCCGGACTTGTGGAAGTTGCAGAAGATCCCTATAATCCGGAACTCAGGGAAAAAACAATGTTTGCAAGCCTCTATGCAGGACTTGCCTTCTCAAATGCAGGTCTTGGCCTCATTCATGCAATGTCACATTCCATAGGCGGACTTCTTGATATCTCCCACGGAGTAAGTTCAATGCTTACAGCCGGCCCTGTAATCAACTATAATTACAGTTTCTGCCCGGAAAAATACAGGAAAATATCGGCTGCAATGGGAATTGATGAATCCCGTCTCTCCGATACAGAACTGAAAGAGGCACTGATAAGTGCCATATATGATATTGCCGGAGAATATACTACCCATATTATTAATAATTTCAGGCTGGAGAGGGAACCTGAGGATATAATTGTCAAGAGAACCCTGAACGACCCCTGCATTGCCACAAATCCCGGTATTCCGGATGAAGATGCCATAAGGCAGATCTGGAGAGAAGTTTCAGGGAGATAA
- a CDS encoding PAS domain-containing protein has protein sequence MKENNYGNNLEEVRKGIIGLGEASIRKNYYPALLDKQKELERFRAVIEQTPDLVFIVSCPGGEIIDANHMAMASTGLSSKDLTIAKIGAILELDDKIPIEIRLNAECRESEILRGTLKIQADGNIDKIPVEVSLGTSKYGGRIFAAAVCRDVTVQRKMERAILESELQLRITIDAIQDAVVVLDHDLRIVLFNDSFADLYLKWDAGNLKPGIRLNLFLEPITEQDISNVRELLLSDDILNFARKVNAGDETAVYDIKKIPILDSGRVVQTVLVIKDVTAEQLTDQIKKEAFEQIDRNMEQFAILNDNIRNPLQAISGIVDLKDPELSEKIMPYIYEIDSIVKKLDIGWLESEKVRKMIAKHYAVSLIDKKDIREVINYLDLH, from the coding sequence ATGAAAGAGAATAATTACGGAAATAACCTTGAAGAAGTGAGAAAAGGAATTATCGGCCTTGGTGAAGCTTCAATCAGGAAAAATTATTATCCGGCACTTCTCGACAAGCAAAAAGAACTTGAGAGATTCAGGGCAGTAATAGAACAGACTCCAGATCTGGTCTTCATAGTGTCATGTCCGGGCGGTGAGATAATTGATGCCAACCACATGGCAATGGCCTCAACAGGGCTGTCCAGTAAAGATCTGACTATTGCAAAGATTGGTGCAATACTTGAACTCGATGATAAAATACCCATTGAAATCAGGCTTAACGCTGAATGCAGAGAGTCTGAAATATTAAGGGGTACACTGAAAATTCAGGCAGACGGGAATATAGATAAAATACCCGTGGAGGTAAGCCTGGGCACATCAAAATACGGCGGCAGGATCTTTGCAGCAGCGGTATGCAGGGACGTTACCGTGCAGAGAAAGATGGAAAGGGCAATTCTTGAATCTGAACTTCAGTTAAGAATAACTATCGATGCAATACAGGACGCAGTTGTTGTACTTGACCATGATTTAAGAATTGTACTCTTTAATGACAGTTTTGCAGACCTTTACCTGAAATGGGATGCCGGGAATTTAAAACCGGGCATAAGACTAAATTTATTCTTAGAGCCAATTACAGAACAGGATATATCCAATGTCAGGGAACTCTTACTATCAGACGACATTCTTAATTTTGCCAGAAAAGTAAATGCCGGAGACGAAACAGCTGTATATGACATCAAAAAAATTCCTATTCTTGATTCCGGCAGAGTAGTTCAGACCGTTCTTGTGATCAAAGATGTCACAGCAGAACAGCTTACGGATCAGATTAAAAAGGAAGCTTTTGAGCAGATAGACAGAAATATGGAACAGTTTGCTATCTTAAATGACAACATAAGAAACCCGCTTCAGGCAATATCCGGAATTGTAGATTTAAAAGATCCTGAACTCTCTGAAAAGATCATGCCATACATATATGAGATAGACAGTATTGTAAAAAAACTTGACATTGGCTGGCTTGAATCTGAAAAAGTCAGGAAGATGATTGCAAAACATTATGCTGTATCATTAATCGACAAAAAAGACATCAGAGAAGTCATCAATTATCTGGACCTGCATTAA
- a CDS encoding FAD synthase, which yields MKKVVATGTFDILHPGHLFYLEESRNLGDHLSVIIARDVNVKHKPKPVVPETQRLTMVSALKTVDYARLGDNNDMFLPIEEIDPDIITIGFNQYFNIENLEKSLEERGIRADVVRVGAYEGEGFCSSRNIMEEILIRRCNGVD from the coding sequence ATAAAGAAAGTCGTTGCAACAGGGACATTTGATATACTTCATCCGGGGCATCTCTTCTATCTTGAGGAGTCACGAAATCTTGGTGATCATCTCAGTGTCATCATTGCGCGTGATGTCAACGTTAAGCATAAGCCAAAACCCGTCGTTCCTGAAACTCAGAGGTTAACGATGGTTTCAGCTTTAAAAACGGTGGATTATGCACGACTTGGCGACAATAATGATATGTTCCTGCCCATTGAGGAGATAGATCCCGATATTATTACAATCGGATTTAATCAGTATTTCAATATAGAAAATCTGGAAAAATCTCTTGAAGAGAGGGGCATAAGGGCCGATGTTGTCAGAGTCGGAGCCTATGAGGGTGAGGGTTTCTGCAGTTCCAGAAATATTATGGAAGAGATTCTAATCAGAAGATGCAATGGTGTGGATTGA
- a CDS encoding Mov34/MPN/PAD-1 family protein yields the protein MPDIKIKKELIETLLALGKSQHPDEFLALLKINDGVIDEFELAPGTITGRTSASFSQYMLPLSTNNAGSAHSHPSGALRPSDADLRFFPASGRWHIIVGPPYDLSGWRCFRADGRLADPEVVP from the coding sequence ATGCCTGATATTAAAATAAAGAAGGAACTGATCGAGACACTTCTTGCGCTTGGTAAAAGTCAGCATCCTGATGAGTTTCTCGCCCTGCTTAAGATAAATGACGGGGTTATTGACGAATTTGAGCTTGCACCCGGAACTATTACCGGGCGGACGAGTGCCAGTTTTTCCCAGTATATGCTCCCGCTGTCCACCAATAATGCCGGAAGTGCGCATTCCCACCCGTCCGGTGCGTTGAGACCTTCAGATGCAGATCTGAGATTTTTCCCCGCGTCAGGAAGGTGGCATATCATCGTCGGGCCGCCTTATGATCTCTCCGGGTGGAGATGTTTCAGGGCTGACGGGCGTTTGGCAGATCCTGAGGTGGTACCATAA
- a CDS encoding universal stress protein — protein sequence MYSKILVAVDGSETSIKALSKAVELAEGWNAEVHAVYAIDPGIYGTSVVDPSVGVIDPTSERIFKMLNEEGKKVIDKCLKVSESAGYKVNYQIKIGDAKDTITDLAEELKADLIVIGSTGKGITRRLLLGSVSSYVVTHSKISTLIVRG from the coding sequence ATGTATTCAAAAATTCTGGTTGCAGTTGATGGATCAGAAACATCCATAAAAGCGCTTTCAAAGGCAGTTGAATTAGCAGAGGGTTGGAATGCAGAAGTACATGCAGTATATGCAATTGATCCGGGTATATACGGCACATCTGTTGTTGACCCTTCAGTCGGAGTCATAGATCCCACATCAGAAAGAATATTTAAGATGCTCAATGAAGAGGGAAAAAAGGTCATTGATAAATGTCTTAAAGTATCAGAATCTGCCGGATACAAGGTAAATTACCAGATCAAAATCGGAGATGCAAAAGATACAATAACAGACCTTGCAGAAGAGTTAAAAGCTGACCTCATAGTTATAGGATCAACCGGAAAAGGTATAACAAGACGCCTTCTTCTTGGAAGTGTAAGTTCATACGTTGTCACTCACAGCAAAATATCGACTCTTATTGTAAGAGGCTGA